The Desulfovibrio aminophilus sequence GTCAAGAACTGCAAATACCAATTCGCTTTTCTCCAATCCATCAAGATCACTTGGCGCCACCTCGTTAGGGGCACCTCTTCCCACATCATGAACGGGCGAGAAAACCTTGAACCCCATATCTTGGAATGCTAATCGCGCCTCATCAACCAGCCATTGCTGAGCAGTTGAAAAGAACGGACCCGCAAGATATATCTGCCCTTGCGGGATTGGACGGGCCGATGGCAGGGTCTTGTGGACGACGGCCGCCGAGGCTTCTGCCCTGATGCATTCCATCTGCTCGGGCGGAAATGCCTCCGACCTTGACTCGACATAAGCACTCACCATCCGAGATGCGAACCATGCTGATTCAAGTGGGGTTTTCTTTTCAGTCATCCAGGCATGGGCGTATGCTGCTGAGAAGACATCGCCGGAACCGATCTTCCAAACCCTTTTTGATGGGAAGGCGTAGACCCATTGCTGGCTGACTACGGTTGCTACGAGGGCGCCCTGCGGGCCGCACTTGATGACCACAGCTACGCAGGAAGGCGTGGAAAGTAACTGTGTCGCCGCATCAGCGGGCGTGTTTGCTCCCGAGATTGCACGAGCCTCTGACCAGGACGCAACAATAGCCAGTTCATCAGCGGACGATCCATTGTCGTCGAAAGGTTTCGACCGGAACCCATCTTGGGGATCGTAGACGGCTCGCTTCGCAGTGACAGTCGGGCGACCTTCAATCATTCCGTAAACGAGTGCGTCATTGGCAGAAATATCGCATAAGGGAATAGCGTCTGCCCGAGGCGGGTAAATATCAGGTTTCGCTAGAGGATGGCGGTAACGAAACCAGATGTCTGTATCGCTTTCGCATGCCCGCAAGACAATGCCTTTCCTGGCGGCAATCCGCCTGAATTCAGGCGCCAGACGAGGGCCGACTACGGCGTTTAACTCGATTTGATTTCCGAGCCCGCTCAAAATGCAAGCGGCCCGAACACCGCTGCCGCGATATACTCTGGACTCGGGGAAGCAACATTCTTCTCCGTATGCTCCGCCCACAACCGTGATGTGGGGACTCATGCCCCCTCCACCCGCACAAGGCATTGACCGCCATCGGTTTCGACCACGACCGCTTGGTATTCAAACCCCATAAGCAAGCAGTCGAGCAATTGCGCCACCCGGGCACCCGTTAACGCTCCGACCAACTCGCCCTTGCGGAGGACGATGACGCCCTGTCCGCCTTCCATTACTTGAACAGAAAGAAGTTCACCAGGGACGAGATCTTCAAGGGCATCTGGTTGAGGCGAATTGACGGAAGCATTGAATTTAATATTCTCGCATGGATTCGCTGGCGCTGTTGGGGCATAGCCACCTGATCCCGATCCGCCCATATTTCTCCTCCTAGGTTTGGCCCGCCGTAACGGCATGTTTGACCATCATATTTCTATAAATAATGCACTATATATTTAGTTTTTGCAAGATCGAACCACTTTTGCCGCCTAGTACAAAAAAATAGTTTGAATTTCAGATCGGTGCTGACGGGCCCATCGTCGATAATTGAGATATACGAATGTTATCCATTAAGTCTCAAGTTGAAATTGATGTATGAGCAGCATAAGGTTGAAAAGGCCGTGCTCGATATCCCCTTATAGAGGAGTCAGAAATCGCCAAGGCATCCAATATTCTAAGATAACACGACCTCGAATTGCCTTGCGTGAGAGCGCGTACACTTCAACGCAGTAGTGGTAACGGGAAAAATTGGGGGGAAGTATTGAGTCTCATCATCTGCGAGATATTTCAAAGCATCCAGGGCGAGTCCAGTCATGCCGGTTGGCCATGTGTGTTCGTGCGTGTTTCTGGTTGTAACTTGCGCTGCCGCTGGTGCGACACCACTTACGCCTACGAAGGCGGCACCCAGATGAGCGCAGAGGATGTCGTGGAGCAAATTGACTCTTTCGGTGCTTGTCGCATTGAATTTACCGGTGGTGAGCCGTTGCTACAGTCAGAAGTAGTGCTACTCGCCAGTCAATTGGCCTCTTCGGGAAGAACAGTGCTCGTTGAGACGAATGGTAGTCTAGACATAAGTGTACTCGATCCGAAGGTGATCGCAATTATGGACATAAAAGGTCCGTCGAGCGGCATGGCCGAGCATGTGGACTTAACAAACCTATTGCGCTTACGAGGGCATGACGAAGTCAAGTTCGTCATTGGGCATCGTGACGACTATGCACACATGCTGAAAATTTTGCCACACATTGACACTCGTCGCAACATTGTCAATGTCTCACCACTTTTCAACGAAATGAGCACTGCTGACCTGGCGAAGTGGATTCTGGAGGACAGGCTAGAGCTACGTCTGAACCTTCAGCAACACAAGTATATCTGGAGTCCTGACAAGCGAGGCGTGTAATATTCAAATTAACCATTTATTATATTACATATAAAGCTAAGTGTGATTAATATCAAATAGATATCTGTATTATAGATTGTGGGGGTGATATGGAAATTCAAATTTGTTTGAGTTTTGATGCAGCGCACCGCTTACCTTGTGTTCCAAGTGAACATAAGTGTGCCCGCCTTCACGGGCATACATTTCATGTGGAGTTTTTTATTTCTGGTGAAGTCTCGCCAAAATATGGATGGGTTGCAGACTTTTCCGACATTAAGAAGGTCCTTAGATCCCATGTCGAAGTATTAGACCATGCGTATCTGAATGACATCGATGGATTGATAAATCCGACGTGTGAAAACATTGCTGTATGGCTTTGGCGCAGGATAAAGTTTGAGATTCAAGGTCTTTCTAAAATCACAGTGAAGGAATCGTCAACTTCCGCAGCAACCTATACGGGAATATAGAATTGCCCCCAATAGGATGCCAAGAAGGGCTGTGGCAGAACCAATTAATCTTAACAACCTGCGCCAGCTCGAAATATTTCAACTAATCGTTATTCAAAACGATTTTTATTTTAGGGCGTGATTTTTTGTTCGCCTACAACGTAGCATCTCAACCTCTCGTTTTAGCTTGACTTTTTCGAAAAATTCTGACATATGATAACCGGTTTGAGGGCATGAACCGGAGGCGTTTTTGGTGGGAACCCCGTTCCTTTTGCAGGCTATCGCCAGGTCCGATTGGACGGACGACGTGCACACGATGCCCGAGGAGGAACTGTATGCTTTCCTCTGCGGCCTACGCTGGCCGACGACCAACGGCAGCCCGTTCTGCCCCAGATGCGGAAGCGTGGATTTGTACCCCAACCGCACTCGCCGGCAGTGGAAGTGCAAGGACTGCGGCACCATATTCTCCCTGACCAGCGGCACCGTCCTGCATGGCATGAAGCTGCCCCTGCGCAAGCTGGTTCTGGCTGTCCTCACCTATGTCAACGCAGTCAAGGGACTGAGCGCCCTTCAGTTGGCGCGGCAAATCAATGTCCAGCACAAGACGGCCTTCATTCTCCTACACAAGCTGCGTGGGGCACTGTTGCAGGGTCGGCCGAAGACGAAGATGAGGGGCGTGGTCCAGATCGACGGTGCCTACATCATGGGTTCCGTCAGAAAGGTCAACCGGATTTCGGATCCGAAGCAGGCGCAGTGGCAGGAGGCCAGACGGGAGCGCGCCAAGCAGAAGAAGCATTGCATCCTCGTACTCCGGCAGGCCGACAGGCTGGACAAGCCGTCCAGGACCCTGACGACGGTCATCAAGGAGGAGGCCAAGGGGAACATCCTGCCCTTCGCCCTGGACTGGGTGGACCGGACTGCGACCATCGTCTCCGACCAGCATCCGGCCTATGCCGAGCTTGCCGGTTTTTACAAGACCGAGGTCGTCAA is a genomic window containing:
- a CDS encoding PfkB family carbohydrate kinase, coding for MSPHITVVGGAYGEECCFPESRVYRGSGVRAACILSGLGNQIELNAVVGPRLAPEFRRIAARKGIVLRACESDTDIWFRYRHPLAKPDIYPPRADAIPLCDISANDALVYGMIEGRPTVTAKRAVYDPQDGFRSKPFDDNGSSADELAIVASWSEARAISGANTPADAATQLLSTPSCVAVVIKCGPQGALVATVVSQQWVYAFPSKRVWKIGSGDVFSAAYAHAWMTEKKTPLESAWFASRMVSAYVESRSEAFPPEQMECIRAEASAAVVHKTLPSARPIPQGQIYLAGPFFSTAQQWLVDEARLAFQDMGFKVFSPVHDVGRGAPNEVAPSDLDGLEKSELVFAVLDGLDSGTIFEVGYARAKEIPVIGVAETLGEQPLTMLLGSGCGITNDFATGVYAACWQLMKDV
- a CDS encoding radical SAM protein, whose amino-acid sequence is MSLIICEIFQSIQGESSHAGWPCVFVRVSGCNLRCRWCDTTYAYEGGTQMSAEDVVEQIDSFGACRIEFTGGEPLLQSEVVLLASQLASSGRTVLVETNGSLDISVLDPKVIAIMDIKGPSSGMAEHVDLTNLLRLRGHDEVKFVIGHRDDYAHMLKILPHIDTRRNIVNVSPLFNEMSTADLAKWILEDRLELRLNLQQHKYIWSPDKRGV
- the queD gene encoding 6-carboxytetrahydropterin synthase QueD gives rise to the protein MEIQICLSFDAAHRLPCVPSEHKCARLHGHTFHVEFFISGEVSPKYGWVADFSDIKKVLRSHVEVLDHAYLNDIDGLINPTCENIAVWLWRRIKFEIQGLSKITVKESSTSAATYTGI
- a CDS encoding IS1595 family transposase → MPEEELYAFLCGLRWPTTNGSPFCPRCGSVDLYPNRTRRQWKCKDCGTIFSLTSGTVLHGMKLPLRKLVLAVLTYVNAVKGLSALQLARQINVQHKTAFILLHKLRGALLQGRPKTKMRGVVQIDGAYIMGSVRKVNRISDPKQAQWQEARRERAKQKKHCILVLRQADRLDKPSRTLTTVIKEEAKGNILPFALDWVDRTATIVSDQHPAYAELAGFYKTEVVNHAKNFRGEKPIEHINLAESYFSRFRRCSWGQVHKMSLRHLAAYANEIAYREDTRRMPNGDIAQDVLSKALCGTKLDEWTCYSFRGRKSSRDRTLRLAA